The Blattabacterium sp. DPU genome includes a window with the following:
- the dnaJ gene encoding molecular chaperone DnaJ, producing the protein MMKKDYYEVLGVSRNASTEEIKKAYRKLAIKYHPDKNLDNKKKAEEKFKEAAEAYEILSNPEKRQRYDKFGHSGIKGSSSASGMNMEDIFANFGDIFADAFGEGFSSFGFGRSTRHKTIKGSDLRIRVKLSLEEIANGVEKKVKVKRLKVAQGIQFKNCISCNGTGQITRITNTILGRMQTTSQCGVCSGIGKTIENIPYGANKHGLIKEEELVNIKIPAGITEGIQLKVSEKGNEAPFGGISGDLIVLIEEIPHNKLKREGINLHYDLYISFSDAILGAFKEVPTINGKAKIKIDPGTQSGKTLRLKNKGLPNIEGYGYGSLLIHINVWTPKKINEEQKKFFEKMRKNENFLPHPGNSEKSFFDRVREMFS; encoded by the coding sequence ATGATGAAAAAAGATTATTACGAAGTATTAGGAGTTTCTAGAAATGCTTCTACAGAAGAAATTAAAAAAGCTTATCGAAAATTAGCGATAAAATACCATCCAGATAAAAATTTAGATAATAAAAAAAAAGCGGAAGAAAAATTTAAAGAAGCGGCTGAAGCTTATGAAATTTTAAGTAATCCCGAAAAAAGACAACGTTATGATAAATTTGGACATTCTGGAATAAAAGGAAGTAGTTCTGCTTCAGGAATGAATATGGAAGATATTTTTGCAAATTTTGGAGATATTTTTGCTGACGCATTTGGAGAAGGTTTTTCTAGTTTCGGGTTTGGTAGATCTACTAGACATAAAACTATTAAAGGAAGCGATTTAAGAATTAGAGTTAAACTTTCATTAGAAGAAATAGCTAATGGAGTAGAAAAAAAAGTTAAAGTTAAGAGACTTAAAGTTGCTCAAGGAATACAATTTAAAAATTGTATATCTTGTAATGGAACAGGTCAAATAACACGAATAACCAATACTATTTTAGGAAGAATGCAAACCACTTCTCAATGTGGCGTATGTTCTGGAATTGGTAAGACTATTGAAAATATTCCTTATGGAGCTAATAAACATGGATTAATTAAAGAAGAAGAATTAGTAAATATAAAAATACCTGCAGGTATTACAGAAGGAATTCAATTGAAAGTTTCTGAAAAAGGAAATGAAGCCCCATTTGGGGGAATTTCCGGAGATTTAATCGTGTTAATTGAGGAAATTCCTCATAATAAATTAAAAAGAGAAGGAATCAATCTTCATTATGATTTGTATATATCATTTTCAGATGCCATATTGGGCGCTTTCAAAGAAGTTCCTACCATTAATGGAAAAGCAAAAATAAAAATAGATCCAGGAACACAATCAGGAAAAACTCTTAGATTAAAAAATAAAGGATTACCTAATATTGAAGGATATGGATATGGAAGTCTTTTAATTCATATAAATGTTTGGACTCCAAAAAAAATTAATGAAGAACAAAAAAAATTTTTTGAAAAAATGAGAAAAAATGAAAATTTTCTCCCTCATCCCGGTAATTCAGAAAAATCATTTTTTGATCGTGTAAGAGAAATGTTTTCTTAA
- a CDS encoding nucleotide exchange factor GrpE, translating into MENIFYIMDINQKNTEKQVKSSHDKSEEKSSSCKEKIHDPLQKEIEFFKKELEKEKDKFLRLFAEFENYKKRIQKERFDIFRNVHEQIIIDLIPILDDFERGIKELKKYQDEHLVQGIFLIQEKFIKILKEKGLNKIKIKKGDDFNTDFHEAITQIPAVTEDLKGKIIEIIGAGYILREKVIRHAKVITGK; encoded by the coding sequence ATGGAAAATATTTTTTATATTATGGATATTAATCAAAAAAATACGGAAAAACAGGTAAAATCATCTCATGATAAATCTGAGGAAAAATCTTCTTCTTGCAAAGAAAAAATACATGATCCATTACAAAAAGAAATTGAGTTTTTTAAAAAAGAATTGGAAAAAGAAAAAGATAAATTTTTGCGTCTTTTTGCAGAATTTGAGAATTATAAAAAACGGATTCAAAAAGAAAGATTTGATATTTTTAGGAATGTTCACGAACAAATTATTATAGATTTAATTCCAATTTTAGATGATTTTGAACGAGGAATTAAAGAATTAAAAAAATATCAAGATGAACACCTTGTGCAAGGAATTTTTTTGATACAAGAAAAATTTATTAAAATTTTAAAAGAAAAAGGATTGAATAAAATAAAAATAAAAAAAGGAGATGATTTTAACACGGATTTTCATGAGGCAATAACACAAATTCCAGCTGTCACAGAAGATTTAAAAGGAAAAATTATAGAAATTATAGGAGCTGGATATATTTTAAGAGAAAAAGTGATTCGCCATGCTAAAGTCATTACCGGAAAATAA
- the trpS gene encoding tryptophan--tRNA ligase, with product MEKMLTGIRSTGTPHLGNILGVIIPSIYMANKNKKHSSFIFIADLHSMVQIDNIKTIQNNTYQIAAAWLAFGLNTDNCLFYRQSDVSLVTELAWYFSCFYPYQRLTLAHAFKKKEIEDKGKISVGLFAYPILMAADILLYNAKIIPVGKDQLQHIEIARRIANYFNKKIGEKLFVLPNAFLQKQNMFVIGTDGKKMSKSQKNYINIFSSDEILKKQIMSIRTDSKSVKENKDPVTDNIISLYSLIATVNEIDMMKKRYIKGGYGYHEAKIALYEYIIHKFSLERKRFFSFMKNKSLLDHILALGAKKAKRIAYERLNYIRKHLKLNSII from the coding sequence GGAGTTATTATTCCGTCTATATATATGGCTAATAAAAATAAAAAACATTCTTCATTTATATTTATAGCGGATTTACATTCTATGGTTCAAATAGATAATATAAAAACAATACAAAATAATACTTATCAAATTGCTGCTGCATGGTTAGCTTTTGGCTTAAATACAGATAATTGTTTATTTTATAGACAATCAGATGTATCATTAGTAACTGAACTGGCTTGGTATTTCAGTTGTTTTTATCCATACCAAAGACTTACATTAGCTCATGCTTTTAAAAAAAAAGAAATAGAAGATAAAGGAAAAATAAGTGTTGGGTTGTTTGCTTATCCTATTTTAATGGCCGCTGATATTTTACTTTATAATGCCAAAATTATTCCGGTAGGAAAAGATCAATTACAACATATAGAAATAGCTCGTCGTATTGCTAACTATTTTAATAAAAAAATAGGAGAAAAATTATTCGTGTTACCTAATGCTTTTTTACAAAAACAAAATATGTTTGTGATAGGAACAGATGGAAAAAAAATGAGTAAATCTCAAAAAAATTATATTAATATTTTTTCTTCAGATGAAATTTTGAAAAAACAAATAATGAGTATTCGTACAGATAGTAAATCTGTAAAAGAAAATAAAGATCCTGTAACGGATAATATCATATCTTTATATAGTTTAATAGCTACTGTTAATGAAATAGATATGATGAAAAAAAGATATATCAAAGGAGGATATGGATATCATGAGGCAAAAATTGCATTATATGAGTATATCATTCATAAATTTTCTTTGGAAAGAAAAAGATTTTTTTCTTTTATGAAAAATAAATCTTTATTGGATCATATTTTAGCTTTAGGTGCTAAAAAAGCAAAGAGGATCGCTTATGAAAGATTAAATTATATTAGAAAACATTTGAAACTCAATTCTATAATTTAA